In Streptococcus parasuis, the following proteins share a genomic window:
- a CDS encoding starch-binding protein, which translates to MKKKQFASKVTRLTMSMVLGASTIVLNMLPLYSQTVSANTQNTGILSAKDRGILYANSRTDFRDETIYFLITTRFYDGDSSNNARTSEDKKASNPESDPSWRGDFAGLIEQLDYIKALGFTAIWITPVVQNNSGYDYHGYHASNFNAVDYRYESNGVDYQTLIDAVHAKGMKIIQDVVFNHTSNFGEEGLNELGGESLKTQISSNDYPTRNKVVMNGTGDPLNIYHHNGFAGGGDWDNYEAQRKTIADDCFDLETENPLVYNYLIDAYKKYINMGVDGFRVDTVKHLSRLTLNTTFLPQLQGAAEANGNNDFYMFGEICTKGHDVWYRDAPPISTSFYTWDTDASYKARWSDTDLATNEKLVESHYLDHMNTGNQPTSSNAFLNGNDYHATDYSQKSDLGAIDFQMHWSFNNANQAFNTAKSQDRYFNDATWNVVYVDSHDYGPDNSQTVRYNGGTDAWAENLSLMFTFRGIPTLYYGSEVEFQAGKPIDVGPNAPLSATGRAYYGDYLEGTVDTTDFTEFGNLSGKVAETLQAPLSQHIIRLNRLRQAIPALRKGQYSTDGISGNMAFKRRYTDDKTDSFALVAISGNATFSGIPNGTYVDAVTGDTKVVSNGTLTAQVSGKGNMKVYVLNTSKTPAPGRVIPNGQYLTDGGAVAPIDNGQISVVEPTNLEVSTSSVTIKEATSAKVTAKVSPVGASPIVKWTSKNPDIATVSNGEITGVSVGKTTVTVKTTNGIEKTIQVTVEENPDIIKPTSITLNKKSLTLLTKESEQLQARVEPENTTYPEVVWESSDPTVAKVDESGKVTALKPGTATITVTSRYGNHKAQCEVTVEKNTNATTIYFKNTANWSTVNAYAWDSTSNPIQKNAAWPGESMVALGDGIYSIELSPETNYDKIIFNNGSQQTKDLTIDVAKTLYNFGSSSWSNYESADVKAVEGVTLNQASLELDIDQSEQLTATVTPSDATNKRLTWTSSQSDIATVSPDGLVKAIKAGKTEITVTTVDGSHVATCQVTVKEVPVKPVVLGVKDQSTDTIDISDTTTLTLEVANAKTASYKLGNGSAVTFSNGQTITVGQNLAAGSSVTLTLTATSLDNQSVTKTYTITKKAVELPEEPKEEPITQTTIYFDNPDNWTDVYAYMYDAKGNHLLGAWPGTKMTKEASGAYALNVPSTYSTLGVKVLFSNNKGAQYPQSVGFDFVAKGTYSKTGLKVAEEVTVKEEVVTESIPFETKTVENPEVDKGVTNTLSEGKAGSKEITYKVTYKNGVEASREKVKEVVVTEPTPKVVEVGTKVSADEEKIATRVYFSNPQKWNKVYAYVYDQKGQPVVGTWPGKEMTKDEHGYYIELSADLVGGRIIFNNPETKVQYPAQNQAGFTIELGHLYDQTGNHYPVLPEDGYTRIQFENPGGWDAANVYAYYGNPIQSPLGAWPGKPMIKGNDGHFFIDLPEEYAEKNVKILFNKPNSNVQFPSAVGFDFKLDAQYTKDGLK; encoded by the coding sequence ATGAAAAAGAAACAGTTTGCTAGTAAAGTAACAAGGCTAACCATGTCAATGGTGCTTGGGGCGAGTACTATCGTTCTAAACATGCTTCCCCTGTATTCACAGACCGTCTCTGCAAATACTCAAAATACAGGTATTTTGTCAGCGAAAGATCGGGGGATTCTCTATGCCAATTCACGGACGGATTTTCGGGATGAAACCATTTATTTTTTGATTACAACTCGTTTTTATGATGGTGACTCAAGCAATAATGCCCGCACGTCTGAAGACAAGAAGGCCAGTAATCCTGAAAGTGATCCATCCTGGCGTGGTGACTTTGCTGGCTTAATTGAACAGTTAGACTACATTAAAGCATTGGGATTCACGGCTATTTGGATTACCCCTGTTGTCCAAAACAATTCTGGCTATGACTATCATGGTTACCATGCTTCTAATTTTAATGCGGTGGACTATCGGTACGAATCCAATGGGGTTGATTATCAAACTCTGATTGATGCCGTGCATGCCAAGGGGATGAAAATTATACAGGACGTAGTTTTCAACCATACTTCCAATTTTGGTGAAGAAGGCCTGAACGAACTGGGTGGAGAAAGTCTGAAAACCCAAATTTCTAGCAATGATTATCCAACTCGCAACAAGGTAGTTATGAATGGTACAGGAGATCCGCTCAATATTTACCACCATAATGGGTTTGCGGGAGGCGGTGACTGGGATAACTATGAAGCCCAGCGGAAAACGATTGCGGATGACTGTTTTGATTTGGAAACGGAAAATCCGCTGGTTTACAATTACCTCATTGATGCTTATAAGAAATACATCAATATGGGTGTGGATGGCTTCCGTGTAGATACGGTGAAGCATTTATCTCGTTTGACCTTAAATACGACTTTCCTTCCTCAGTTACAAGGGGCAGCTGAAGCGAATGGGAACAATGATTTTTATATGTTCGGGGAGATTTGTACAAAAGGTCACGATGTCTGGTACCGTGATGCTCCGCCGATTTCAACCTCTTTCTACACTTGGGATACGGATGCAAGTTATAAGGCAAGATGGAGCGATACCGATTTGGCGACCAATGAAAAGCTTGTCGAATCTCACTATCTTGACCATATGAATACAGGGAATCAACCGACTTCTTCCAATGCGTTTTTGAATGGCAATGATTACCATGCAACAGATTATTCTCAAAAATCAGATCTTGGTGCGATTGATTTCCAAATGCACTGGTCCTTTAACAATGCCAACCAAGCCTTCAATACGGCAAAATCGCAGGATCGTTATTTCAACGATGCGACCTGGAATGTGGTTTACGTTGATTCACACGATTATGGACCAGATAATTCTCAAACAGTTCGTTACAATGGTGGTACAGATGCTTGGGCAGAAAATCTCTCATTGATGTTTACATTCCGTGGGATTCCGACGCTTTACTATGGTAGTGAAGTAGAGTTTCAAGCTGGAAAACCAATAGATGTTGGGCCAAATGCACCTTTAAGTGCAACAGGTCGTGCTTATTACGGGGATTACCTTGAAGGGACTGTCGATACGACAGACTTTACAGAATTTGGAAATCTGAGTGGAAAAGTTGCTGAGACTTTACAGGCTCCTCTTTCTCAACATATCATTCGTCTCAATCGTCTCCGCCAAGCCATTCCTGCTCTTAGAAAAGGGCAATATTCTACTGATGGTATCTCAGGAAATATGGCTTTCAAGAGACGGTATACAGACGATAAGACAGATAGTTTTGCCTTGGTGGCTATTTCAGGCAATGCAACCTTCTCAGGAATCCCAAATGGTACCTATGTAGATGCTGTGACAGGCGATACAAAAGTAGTGTCAAATGGCACTTTGACAGCTCAAGTTTCTGGTAAAGGAAACATGAAGGTCTATGTGTTGAATACAAGCAAGACACCTGCCCCAGGCCGTGTCATTCCGAATGGTCAATATTTGACTGATGGTGGCGCAGTTGCACCGATTGATAATGGCCAAATTTCAGTTGTAGAACCTACAAACTTGGAAGTGAGCACGTCATCCGTTACCATCAAGGAAGCAACTTCTGCAAAAGTAACGGCTAAAGTAAGTCCTGTGGGTGCCTCTCCTATTGTAAAATGGACTTCAAAAAATCCAGATATTGCGACGGTTTCAAATGGTGAAATTACCGGTGTATCTGTAGGGAAAACGACAGTAACTGTAAAAACCACAAATGGCATTGAGAAAACGATTCAAGTGACGGTTGAAGAAAATCCAGACATTATCAAGCCAACCTCTATCACATTAAATAAGAAGAGTCTGACTCTATTGACCAAGGAATCGGAACAATTACAGGCTAGGGTTGAACCAGAAAATACCACTTATCCTGAGGTGGTTTGGGAAAGCTCGGATCCAACAGTGGCTAAGGTGGATGAGTCTGGAAAAGTGACTGCTCTGAAACCTGGTACAGCAACGATTACGGTGACAAGTCGGTATGGCAATCATAAGGCTCAATGTGAAGTAACCGTTGAGAAGAATACGAATGCAACAACCATTTACTTCAAAAATACGGCTAATTGGTCGACAGTAAATGCCTATGCATGGGATTCAACCAGCAATCCAATTCAGAAAAATGCTGCTTGGCCAGGTGAATCCATGGTTGCTTTAGGAGATGGAATCTATAGTATTGAATTGTCTCCTGAGACTAATTACGACAAGATTATCTTTAATAACGGTAGCCAACAAACCAAAGATTTGACAATTGATGTGGCAAAAACTCTCTATAATTTTGGTTCATCTTCATGGTCAAACTATGAGTCTGCTGACGTGAAGGCGGTAGAGGGTGTGACCTTGAATCAAGCAAGTTTAGAGCTTGATATTGATCAATCGGAACAACTAACAGCAACAGTTACACCAAGTGATGCGACCAATAAACGATTGACATGGACTTCTAGTCAGTCAGATATTGCGACTGTGTCACCGGATGGTCTTGTAAAAGCAATCAAGGCTGGAAAAACGGAAATAACTGTTACAACAGTTGATGGTTCACATGTGGCGACTTGTCAAGTGACGGTGAAGGAAGTGCCGGTGAAACCTGTTGTTCTTGGAGTGAAAGATCAATCTACGGATACAATTGACATCTCTGATACTACAACATTGACATTGGAAGTAGCCAATGCGAAGACGGCTTCTTACAAGCTAGGAAATGGTTCTGCTGTCACATTCAGCAACGGACAAACCATTACAGTTGGTCAAAATTTGGCAGCAGGTAGTAGTGTAACATTGACATTGACTGCGACATCATTGGATAACCAGTCCGTTACAAAAACCTATACCATCACGAAAAAAGCGGTGGAGCTTCCAGAAGAGCCGAAAGAGGAGCCAATTACTCAAACGACAATCTATTTCGATAATCCAGACAATTGGACAGATGTCTATGCCTATATGTATGATGCTAAAGGCAACCACCTTCTTGGAGCATGGCCGGGCACTAAGATGACGAAAGAGGCATCAGGTGCATATGCTCTAAATGTACCTTCAACATACAGCACATTGGGTGTGAAAGTTTTATTCAGCAATAACAAGGGAGCCCAATACCCTCAGTCTGTTGGTTTTGATTTTGTTGCAAAAGGAACCTATTCTAAGACTGGTTTGAAAGTGGCAGAAGAAGTTACGGTTAAAGAGGAGGTTGTTACAGAATCCATTCCATTTGAAACGAAAACGGTGGAAAACCCTGAAGTGGACAAGGGTGTGACCAATACCCTTTCTGAAGGAAAAGCTGGTAGCAAAGAGATTACCTATAAAGTGACCTATAAAAATGGGGTTGAAGCTAGTCGTGAAAAAGTGAAGGAAGTGGTTGTAACGGAACCAACTCCAAAAGTTGTCGAAGTTGGAACCAAAGTGAGTGCAGATGAGGAAAAAATCGCTACTCGTGTGTATTTCAGCAATCCTCAGAAATGGAACAAGGTCTATGCCTATGTTTATGACCAAAAAGGTCAACCTGTTGTTGGCACTTGGCCAGGGAAAGAGATGACCAAAGATGAGCATGGCTACTATATTGAATTGTCTGCTGATTTGGTGGGGGGAAGAATTATTTTCAATAATCCTGAGACTAAGGTACAATATCCTGCGCAAAATCAAGCTGGCTTTACGATTGAGTTAGGACATTTGTATGATCAGACTGGGAACCATTATCCTGTCCTACCAGAGGACGGATATACCCGGATTCAGTTTGAAAATCCTGGTGGCTGGGATGCTGCCAATGTCTATGCATATTATGGAAATCCGATTCAAAGTCCCCTTGGAGCATGGCCTGGAAAACCAATGATAAAAGGAAATGATGGTCATTTCTTTATTGACTTACCAGAAGAATATGCAGAAAAGAATGTGAAAATTCTTTTCAATAAACCAAATAGCAATGTACAATTTCCATCTGCAGTTGGTTTTGATTTCAAATTGGATGCTCAATATACGAAGGATGGATTGAAATAA
- a CDS encoding class C sortase has protein sequence MARTRKNVKRKIIDTIMVLILVAGLGVLSYPFVRNSLNDLINQQLIRHYQAEANQKSKEEYQQQLEKMEEMNRQFAYQNISPGFDPFSEEAKEIEQTKVIYEDHIIGVISIPKIAVRLPIFDQTTEAFLAKGASYLEGTSFPIGGESTHSVISGHRGLTEAKLFTDLPDLVKGDHFYIELGEAEIHAYQVDDIKVVEPTDVSSLQIEQGQDYITLVTCTPYMINSHRLLVRGHRVPYVAELMESEEKEAKVDYYTFMPIVIIGLVLFLILIVIFRKFRRSRKSSPTRS, from the coding sequence ATGGCTCGCACCAGAAAAAACGTCAAGCGAAAAATAATTGATACAATCATGGTATTGATTTTGGTTGCTGGTCTAGGCGTTCTCTCCTACCCATTTGTTCGGAACTCTTTAAATGACCTGATCAATCAACAGTTGATTCGTCATTATCAGGCAGAAGCCAATCAAAAAAGTAAAGAAGAGTACCAACAACAACTTGAAAAAATGGAGGAGATGAATAGGCAGTTTGCCTATCAAAATATCTCTCCAGGCTTTGATCCATTTTCGGAAGAAGCCAAAGAAATTGAGCAGACAAAGGTTATCTACGAAGATCATATCATCGGAGTAATTTCTATTCCTAAGATAGCGGTGCGCTTGCCTATTTTTGATCAGACAACAGAAGCGTTTCTGGCTAAAGGGGCTAGCTATCTGGAAGGGACTTCATTTCCCATAGGAGGGGAGTCTACTCACTCTGTGATTTCTGGTCACCGTGGTCTGACGGAGGCAAAACTCTTTACAGATTTACCAGATTTGGTAAAGGGGGATCACTTTTATATTGAGCTTGGGGAAGCTGAGATACATGCCTACCAAGTGGACGATATCAAAGTTGTAGAGCCGACAGATGTTAGTAGTTTGCAGATTGAACAAGGGCAAGATTACATTACCCTTGTCACCTGTACACCTTACATGATTAACAGTCATCGCCTGCTCGTTCGTGGTCACCGGGTTCCTTACGTCGCTGAGTTAATGGAAAGCGAAGAGAAAGAAGCCAAGGTAGACTACTACACCTTTATGCCGATAGTGATAATAGGATTAGTATTGTTCCTTATCCTGATAGTCATATTTAGAAAATTTAGAAGAAGCCGTAAATCTTCTCCTACACGTTCATAG
- a CDS encoding SpaH/EbpB family LPXTG-anchored major pilin: MKKIKVFALLATLFVGIFSNLFTPVVSAEGETTVPKVNITLHKVKDYTGGEITNTGEILKQNFNFLPGITFKAYDVTKEYYAAYDASVATKTVSDAISDAVAAVKGEAGVAPSGKDVVGTQTTAADGSATFSLNAKSGTRDAVYLFVEQASDGVKTIADNLVVSLPIYKQGTNDTVLTDIHLYPKNITKETPFDKEITSQKNSKKQTDFSIGQTINYQLKTTIPADIAATKLVEVEGQVQAKKLYNVFQFVDTFQSDQLTFINDAAHFSVAVAGGDTLTNVDDYKVTVATDAGTTTVTTALTEAGIEKLATLANKEISFDYQMKINSLQYIDTGIVNTANAIFGNDGKTGVNKWDKETPKDKETVKTGGYKFVKVDVNNNNKKLKGAEFVVRKDTTDTAKYFKATAEGGQWVDTYEDATKYTTETDGIVDVKGLEYGTYQLQETKAPEGYALPTGDVAYTPFEVTANSYTTTAGALEKIVNTPKGFLPSTGGTGIILFVALGATMVGLAGVYFTSRRKDA, from the coding sequence ATGAAGAAGATTAAAGTTTTTGCTTTACTAGCGACACTTTTTGTCGGTATCTTTAGCAATTTATTTACCCCAGTCGTATCGGCTGAAGGAGAGACTACTGTTCCAAAAGTGAACATTACCTTACATAAAGTAAAAGACTATACAGGTGGTGAAATTACAAACACTGGTGAAATTTTAAAACAAAATTTTAATTTCCTACCAGGCATCACATTTAAAGCATATGATGTCACAAAAGAATATTATGCAGCTTATGATGCATCTGTCGCAACGAAAACTGTTTCAGATGCTATTAGTGATGCGGTTGCTGCAGTAAAAGGTGAAGCAGGTGTTGCTCCATCAGGTAAGGATGTGGTAGGTACTCAGACTACCGCCGCTGATGGTAGTGCAACCTTTAGCTTAAATGCTAAATCTGGTACGCGCGATGCAGTATACCTTTTTGTAGAACAAGCAAGTGATGGTGTTAAAACTATTGCAGATAACTTGGTAGTAAGCCTTCCAATCTACAAACAAGGAACAAATGATACTGTTCTTACAGATATCCACCTTTATCCAAAAAATATTACTAAAGAAACTCCATTTGACAAAGAAATTACAAGTCAAAAGAATAGTAAGAAACAAACTGATTTCTCAATCGGTCAAACTATCAACTATCAATTGAAAACAACAATTCCAGCGGATATCGCAGCAACAAAATTGGTTGAGGTTGAGGGTCAAGTTCAAGCTAAAAAATTGTATAATGTTTTCCAATTTGTGGATACTTTCCAATCTGACCAATTGACCTTCATCAATGACGCTGCACATTTCTCAGTAGCTGTTGCTGGTGGTGACACTCTTACTAACGTTGATGATTATAAGGTCACAGTAGCGACAGATGCAGGCACAACAACTGTAACAACAGCTTTGACAGAAGCTGGTATTGAAAAATTAGCAACTCTTGCTAATAAAGAAATTTCATTTGACTATCAAATGAAGATTAACTCTTTGCAATACATTGATACTGGTATCGTCAATACTGCGAATGCAATTTTTGGTAACGATGGAAAAACTGGAGTCAACAAATGGGATAAAGAAACACCTAAAGATAAAGAAACAGTAAAAACAGGTGGTTACAAGTTTGTCAAAGTTGATGTGAATAATAATAACAAAAAACTTAAAGGTGCTGAGTTCGTTGTTCGTAAAGATACTACTGATACTGCAAAATACTTTAAAGCTACTGCTGAAGGTGGTCAATGGGTTGATACTTATGAAGACGCAACTAAATACACAACTGAAACAGATGGAATTGTAGATGTAAAAGGTCTTGAATATGGTACTTATCAGCTTCAAGAAACAAAAGCTCCAGAAGGCTATGCATTACCAACAGGTGATGTTGCTTATACTCCGTTTGAAGTAACAGCAAATTCTTACACAACAACTGCTGGTGCACTGGAGAAGATTGTCAACACACCTAAAGGATTCCTTCCTTCAACTGGTGGTACAGGTATCATCCTCTTTGTAGCTCTTGGTGCTACTATGGTTGGTCTTGCTGGTGTTTACTTTACATCTCGTCGTAAAGATGCCTAA
- a CDS encoding SpaH/EbpB family LPXTG-anchored major pilin yields the protein MKLIKKLVTGLMILLVALGSSPLEVFAYDPFNDFPNQTLREWPTKDYNNVATTLPEPPAIPNTVNMADMFHYPELIYTGSESWFPEQTAKLAKNRSYVTKNDTSVAVITRDARWQSGVMWSLEKNKVKLNEPFHMVAYVYLGNRTQYNKNFNGLGGADGITFTMHNDKKTAADMLAGNKLASGSLGNTGINAYGALGNGLGVYGSNFSANVTSADNNMVDFWRGVENGIALEFDTFYNDNDTSQHSDNDLTSIIYNENHDNTQYGHIAINILNDFKDNRANRNVEPDKTTNKHKIKLSLGWNGEVSEKTNPYTWKISNWPNTNLADGLWHRLEVTWTPNIDTNTGNLNYTIYKQGHEGSRNIAYSDDRSKDGKGKISYDVPIGTGDYSLEKVFGISNLNNTVYWGFSGSTGGQLNNQAVQMVQLPVPYYKSGIRKVDQDGNLVKNAKFQLQVQNGETWQPVVFQKAVGSETQDYVLTGVDNGLIGVTTDLEETSPTYGKVTATQLLAGTYRWVEIEAPEGYKIDYPITPSQGFVLKYIIGSDNESSIDFNVSNTKLSQIELHKKDKDTDELLNGVKFTISKVLNGVTSYLKAKSDNSDFEWTTTESEAKQFETGKSYFVRKGKIVEEAKEDGYIRIGYIESGVDLRWKEVEVPKGYDSSGTLEGSFSTSADNKYLYQATQTNSRLYQVSLEKKASDTKAALPGAVFSLEQQDGSEWKAVGDYKTTGVDGKITISNLKAGTYRWKEVTAPDGYQISQPYYPNQNGFVVAYNSTLAIDSDTNNYIFNTTSVTNLPRDFELTLEKLSSTFQKPLQGVEFKLYDSAGGTDFSTLTPEATVTTNADGKIVLNKEQIQADKTYYLVESQTVDGFIQLKGYFTITTDKLKGFKVTYTKADTETDASPFEFSTADGNIYKGNLKVYNKRKSILPITGGNGILGYVGIGLTMTILALLFFIARKRIVKWLVILLVATSGLAGLAGGTQVVSAQEQEQVQLEVNRLVYQPSDTQYKSGVPVAGAKLEVVDVTKSFYELVDRQKLSLKEAQEAVSKSNKIDGQSLAVATTDQSGLVRFTVSKTSQQRPAVYLIRELVTPVAVTKMENMVVVLPILDESGNEKSLISLFPKSHGTFSFDKTIDEKQSSYSFGEPISYRLSTIIPQDMTNLSSYEIEDIYDQGLRFISDSLEIFIDGEKQSDSIKAVNLSENQFRVVFDVAKLADFGGKKLEVTYQMVIKDEAAIDQDLVNTATLYPGDLTPLVDRENVRTGGFRFIKRAAEGKQNPLAMATFVIKNPTDDTVLTYKEGKYQFEKVATNASGVVRLTSDDDGYFEIKGLRYGEYLVSEVRAPSGYVLNDKPTTFTVGVSTYSQGPVLSIFNVKKPKIRLPETGTVVTSTAFVGLLIMASSLVMIRRRKDN from the coding sequence TTGAAATTAATAAAGAAATTAGTGACGGGGCTGATGATTCTTCTTGTAGCTCTTGGGAGTAGCCCTTTGGAGGTTTTCGCATACGACCCGTTTAATGATTTTCCTAATCAGACCTTGCGTGAGTGGCCTACTAAGGATTACAATAATGTAGCAACGACATTGCCAGAACCTCCAGCGATTCCTAATACGGTAAATATGGCGGATATGTTTCATTATCCAGAGTTAATATATACTGGTTCAGAGTCTTGGTTTCCTGAACAGACTGCTAAGTTAGCAAAAAATCGTTCCTACGTTACTAAAAACGATACATCTGTAGCTGTTATCACACGGGATGCTAGGTGGCAATCTGGGGTAATGTGGAGCTTGGAAAAGAATAAAGTTAAGCTCAATGAGCCCTTCCATATGGTTGCTTATGTTTATCTTGGAAACAGAACACAATATAACAAAAACTTTAATGGACTTGGTGGCGCAGATGGTATTACCTTTACGATGCATAATGACAAGAAAACTGCAGCTGATATGCTGGCTGGTAATAAGTTGGCGTCGGGAAGTTTAGGAAATACAGGTATTAATGCCTATGGTGCCTTAGGGAACGGTCTAGGAGTGTATGGCTCAAACTTCAGTGCAAATGTTACTAGTGCTGATAATAATATGGTTGACTTCTGGCGTGGTGTGGAGAATGGTATTGCATTAGAGTTTGATACTTTTTATAACGATAACGATACCTCACAACACTCGGATAATGACTTGACCTCCATTATTTACAATGAAAATCATGATAATACGCAGTATGGTCATATTGCAATTAACATCTTAAATGATTTTAAAGATAACCGAGCAAACCGAAATGTGGAGCCAGATAAAACAACAAATAAGCACAAGATCAAACTCAGTCTAGGATGGAATGGGGAGGTGTCAGAAAAGACTAATCCGTATACTTGGAAAATATCTAACTGGCCAAATACTAACCTAGCAGATGGTTTATGGCATCGGTTGGAAGTGACATGGACACCTAATATTGATACTAATACAGGTAATCTGAACTATACAATTTATAAACAAGGACACGAGGGGTCACGTAATATTGCGTATAGTGATGATAGATCAAAAGATGGTAAAGGAAAAATCTCATATGACGTACCAATAGGAACAGGTGATTATTCTCTTGAAAAAGTATTTGGCATCTCAAATCTCAATAACACTGTCTATTGGGGATTCTCTGGCTCGACAGGAGGACAATTGAATAACCAAGCTGTTCAGATGGTTCAATTGCCTGTTCCATATTATAAATCAGGGATTCGGAAAGTGGATCAAGACGGTAATCTTGTCAAAAACGCTAAATTCCAACTTCAAGTTCAAAATGGAGAGACTTGGCAACCAGTCGTATTCCAAAAGGCAGTTGGATCAGAAACTCAGGACTATGTCTTAACAGGTGTTGATAATGGTCTAATAGGAGTCACTACTGATTTAGAGGAAACATCACCCACTTATGGAAAGGTAACTGCTACACAGTTACTTGCAGGAACCTATCGGTGGGTTGAAATTGAGGCTCCAGAGGGGTATAAGATTGACTACCCTATTACGCCCTCACAAGGATTTGTACTTAAATATATTATTGGAAGCGACAACGAATCATCAATTGATTTTAATGTCAGTAATACAAAACTCAGTCAAATAGAACTCCACAAGAAAGATAAGGACACTGATGAATTGTTGAATGGCGTCAAGTTCACAATTTCTAAAGTGCTGAATGGCGTAACGTCATACCTGAAAGCTAAATCAGATAATTCAGATTTTGAGTGGACAACGACTGAAAGCGAAGCAAAACAATTTGAAACGGGCAAATCCTATTTTGTAAGAAAAGGCAAAATAGTGGAAGAGGCTAAAGAAGATGGATATATTCGTATCGGCTATATTGAAAGTGGTGTAGATCTCAGATGGAAAGAAGTGGAAGTACCTAAGGGATATGATTCGTCAGGTACGTTGGAAGGATCCTTTAGTACGTCAGCAGATAATAAGTATCTGTATCAAGCAACTCAAACCAACTCACGACTCTATCAAGTGAGTCTAGAGAAAAAAGCAAGCGATACCAAGGCGGCATTGCCTGGTGCAGTCTTCTCCTTGGAACAACAAGACGGTTCAGAATGGAAGGCGGTAGGTGATTACAAAACCACAGGTGTAGATGGTAAAATCACCATTTCAAATTTAAAGGCTGGTACCTATCGTTGGAAGGAAGTTACCGCGCCTGACGGGTATCAAATTTCTCAACCATATTATCCAAACCAAAATGGATTTGTGGTGGCATACAATAGTACTTTAGCAATAGACTCAGACACAAATAACTATATCTTTAATACTACAAGTGTGACAAATCTCCCTCGTGATTTTGAATTAACGCTTGAAAAGTTGTCGTCTACCTTCCAAAAACCGCTACAAGGTGTGGAATTTAAGCTATATGATAGTGCAGGTGGGACTGACTTTTCAACTCTGACCCCGGAAGCTACCGTAACAACAAATGCTGACGGAAAAATTGTTTTGAATAAGGAACAGATTCAAGCAGATAAGACCTATTATCTAGTTGAAAGTCAGACAGTAGATGGTTTCATTCAATTAAAAGGTTACTTTACCATCACAACCGATAAATTGAAAGGTTTCAAAGTCACCTATACGAAGGCTGATACTGAAACCGATGCAAGTCCATTTGAATTTTCAACTGCGGATGGCAATATCTATAAAGGAAATTTAAAAGTTTATAATAAGCGGAAATCAATCCTACCAATAACTGGTGGAAATGGTATTTTAGGCTATGTTGGTATTGGCTTGACGATGACCATCTTAGCTCTGCTATTTTTCATAGCTAGAAAACGTATCGTCAAATGGTTGGTCATCCTTCTGGTGGCGACCTCTGGCCTGGCTGGTTTGGCAGGGGGCACGCAAGTAGTGTCTGCTCAGGAACAGGAGCAGGTACAACTGGAAGTAAATCGTTTAGTTTATCAGCCGAGTGATACGCAGTACAAGTCTGGAGTACCAGTTGCTGGTGCTAAACTTGAGGTTGTGGATGTGACCAAGAGCTTCTATGAACTCGTCGATCGTCAGAAATTAAGTCTGAAAGAGGCGCAGGAGGCAGTTAGTAAAAGCAACAAGATTGATGGACAATCGCTTGCTGTAGCAACTACGGATCAATCTGGTTTGGTTCGCTTCACGGTTTCGAAAACCAGTCAACAGCGCCCCGCGGTCTATCTCATACGGGAATTGGTTACACCTGTAGCAGTGACGAAGATGGAAAATATGGTGGTTGTTCTACCTATATTGGATGAAAGTGGTAATGAAAAGTCACTCATATCTTTGTTTCCAAAATCGCACGGAACCTTTAGTTTTGATAAAACAATTGACGAGAAACAGTCTAGTTATAGCTTTGGTGAGCCGATATCCTATCGCTTATCAACAATCATTCCGCAAGACATGACGAATTTATCGTCCTATGAGATAGAAGATATCTACGATCAGGGCTTGCGATTTATTTCTGATAGTTTGGAGATTTTTATTGACGGAGAAAAACAGTCAGATAGTATCAAAGCTGTAAATCTGTCAGAAAATCAATTTAGAGTAGTGTTTGATGTAGCCAAATTGGCAGACTTTGGTGGGAAAAAACTTGAAGTAACCTATCAAATGGTTATTAAGGATGAGGCTGCAATTGACCAAGATTTGGTCAATACGGCAACCCTTTATCCAGGAGATTTGACCCCATTGGTCGATAGAGAAAATGTCCGAACAGGAGGTTTTCGATTCATCAAACGTGCAGCTGAGGGGAAACAAAATCCCTTAGCCATGGCAACTTTTGTTATCAAAAATCCTACTGACGATACGGTCCTCACCTACAAGGAAGGAAAGTATCAATTCGAAAAGGTAGCTACAAATGCATCTGGGGTTGTTCGTTTAACTTCGGATGATGATGGCTACTTTGAGATAAAAGGATTGAGATATGGCGAGTATCTTGTCAGTGAGGTACGAGCACCTTCTGGTTATGTCTTAAATGACAAACCAACCACATTTACTGTTGGGGTTTCAACTTATTCCCAAGGTCCGGTCTTATCGATATTTAACGTCAAAAAACCGAAAATTCGATTGCCAGAAACGGGTACCGTTGTAACATCAACCGCATTTGTGGGATTGTTGATAATGGCTTCATCACTTGTGATGATTAGGAGAAGAAAAGATAACTAA